From the genome of Candidatus Kapaibacterium sp., one region includes:
- the lptE gene encoding LPS assembly lipoprotein LptE, which yields MLASCYSFTGGKLPAHLQTLALTPVVDNSGFGVPMYREYLTQRLLQRLQQDAPLRVVMDEADARLSVQLQQIRDVTQTVRPGELERERRAEVTVEAEFYDAVQRRVLWRRSFTRYELYEVAGGQPARDQAVMRSLDALCDDILLAIVSAW from the coding sequence GTGCTGGCAAGCTGTTACTCCTTCACCGGTGGCAAGCTGCCGGCGCATCTTCAGACGCTGGCTCTCACACCGGTGGTGGATAACTCCGGCTTTGGTGTCCCGATGTACCGGGAGTACCTTACGCAGCGACTCCTGCAGCGTCTGCAGCAGGACGCGCCGCTGCGCGTTGTCATGGATGAAGCTGACGCACGGCTGAGCGTCCAGCTGCAGCAAATCCGAGATGTCACGCAAACGGTCCGGCCAGGCGAGCTAGAACGGGAGCGGCGTGCGGAAGTGACTGTGGAGGCGGAGTTCTACGATGCTGTGCAGCGGCGGGTCCTCTGGCGTAGAAGCTTCACGCGGTATGAGCTCTATGAGGTTGCTGGAGGACAGCCAGCTCGAGACCAGGCTGTGATGCGTTCGTTGGATGCTCTCTGCGACGACATCCTGCTAGCGATCGTCTCGGCATGGTAG